A stretch of DNA from Lysinibacillus sp. B2A1:
TGTTTTCAAACCAATGGCCTTTAAAATTCCGTATAAGCCAATTTTTTGGACATTCATCATATAGAAAAAGATAGCGAACAACATTCCGCTAATGACTATTAAAAACCATACAATCATATTTAAAGACATTTGCTCCGCATTATAGCTTGGGATTGTCTGAAGAAATTCTTTATTTGAAAATGATTGTAACCCAGCAAATTCTTTTGAAGAATCTCCATTTGGTACAAAAATCAGCTGCATTTCATCAACACGATATATTTCTTGATAATCTTTTTTATTTATATAAGCGACTGGCGCATGACTATATTTTTTTTGCTCTACGAATCCTTTAACTATAAACTTTCCACTAAATTGATTATTTGTTAATGTATCTCCTACTTTAATTCCTTTTTCTTTTAAAGAACTATCTAAAATAACTTCCTCATGTTTCACATTTGCAAATAGCGTTGAAGCAGTTGCAGTAGTAAATGCAACGCTCTGCTGCTTATTGTCCATATCATCTAAAAAGCCCATTTGTATCGAGAAAGCTACTGCATTCTTTTCATTGCTCAATATTTCATTTTGAGTGCTACGATCAATCTTTGAAAGATTATATGTTTGATCCGCGTCCTTACTTAAATAAAATTGCCCCTGTGGTAAATCTTTAATTAAAGCGGCATTATCTTGTGATAATCCATTGGCCAAACCAGAAATAATAAAAGTTAATAAACTAACAAGAAAAACAATTGAGCCTAATATTAAAAACCTTCCTTTATTTTTCTTAATTTCTTTCCAAGCAAGATTCATATTAAATGCCTCCGTTCTTTTTAATACTCTAAGCTTAAAATTCTTAAATGAACGGAGGGTGAACTAAATATTAAAAAGCTCATAAACCCTAAATTAAGGTTATGAGCTATGGGTATTGATAATTTATTACTTAGACAATTCCTCTAAACGAATTACAGCCTTTTGATGATATTTTGGAATTTCTTCAAATTTTGTTTCATATAGCACCACTTCTTCTACTAAAAACGTTGGAAGCCCCATTTCTTCAGTCATCACTACATCAAAAGGCATTTTACCATGTGTTTCATCCCATTTTCTTGCTACTGTTATATGTGGGACAAAAGGTTTTTTATCTAAATCAAATCCTGCCTTTATACATCCCTTGTATACAGTGTCCCTCACATTATTTAATGGCTGAGATTCATAAATACTAGCCCATAAAATTCTTGGATATTCTTTTCTTCCGAAAGTATTCAATCCTTGAATGCTTAACTCGAATGGAGGAACCTTCATTAGGCTTTCCTTTATCTCCTTCAATGCCAGTTGTAATTGATCCATATCCGCATTCCCTAAAAAAGCTAATGTAATGTGATAATCCTCCAGATGAACCCACCGTTTAAAATGCATACTTGTTTTTATGGTTTCACATTTCTCATTAAGAGCATTTTTAATAGGTAACGGAAGTGGAACAGCAATAAAAAAATGTCTGTTCATATTTTTACCTCTCATCTTTTACTATCAGCAGCTATTGGTTACTACCCGCCCATACATCCATTGGGTAACGACCTTGTTCTTTAAGACTAGCTCGCTACAGACTCATTCACATCATGGATTGCCAGGTATGCCATTAACAATGTGCATTCAACATCTGGAGCCATTTTACCACCATCTCCACATATATAGAAATGCCCATCTTGAGCTAGTATTTTAATGAACTCCTGTGCACCTTCAGTCTGCCCCATCACATGTTCCACATATTCCTTCGGTTGCTCACAAACGCCTGTCGATTTCGCGGAAAGATGCCTAAATGATTGCCTGTCTGAAATGTAACACCCTCTGGCAGTTTTACTTCAATACGCCATGTACTTCCTTCTATTCTACCTCACAACCCATGATTTTTTATAATATTTACATAAGGGGCATTGTAATTGCATAAGCAATCCAGAGTATAGTCACTACTATACTTTTACAACATGAATGGGCTGCCCCATAATGATTTCAGCAGCTTCCATTGTAATCTCACCTAATGTTGGGTGCGCATGAATTGTTAATGCGAGATCTTTTGCAGTCATTCCCCCCTCAATTGCTAAACTCACTTCAGCAATCATATCGGATGCCCCAGCACCTACGATTTGAGCACCGATTAATAAATCATCCTCTTTCCGAGCAACGAGCTTCACAAAGCCTTCAGGTTGATTTAATGCAAGTGCTCGACCGTTTACAGCAAAAGGAAACTTCGCTACTTTCACCTCAATACCTGCTGATTTTGCTTGTTCCTCATTGTAGCCAACAGTTGCCAATTCAGGATCTGTGAAACATACGGCTGGAATTACCAAATAATCTACAATTGATTTTTCACCAGCGATTGCTTCTGCAGCTACTTTACCTTCATATGATGCTTTATGTGCAAGTTGTGGACCGGATACGATATCACCAATAGCATAAATATTTGGCATGGAAGTTTGACCTTGTTTATCTACTTTTAATAAACCCCGTTCTGCGAATTCAATCTTAAGTGACTCAAGACCTAAATTATCTGTATTTGGACGACGACCTACAGTGACTAATGCAAAGCTAGCCTCAACTGTTTTTTCTTCTCCGCCCACCTCGTACGTTACAACTACGCCATTTTCATTTTCTTCTACACCTCTAGTCAATGCGCCAACTACAACTTCTACGCCTTTTTTCTTTAAACTTTTTTTCACGACTTGTGTCATTTGCTTTTCAAAACCAGCTAAAATGTCTTTGCTGCCTTCAATGATTGTTACTTGAGAGCCTAAGTTAGCGTAGGCAGAGCCCAGCTCGGTACCAATATATCCACCACCAATAACAACTAGTTTTTCTGGTACCTCTGGTAAAGAAAGTGCACCTGTTGAATTAATTACGCGTTTAGTGAATTTAAGTGTTGGAATTTCAACCGGGCGAGAACCTGTTGCAAGGATTGCATTTTTGAAAGTGTAAGTTTGTACGGTGCCTCCATTGTTTACTCGTACAGTGTTTGCATCTACAAAGTAAGCCTCTCCATACACGATATCGATTTTGTTACCTTTTAATAGACTTTCAACACCTCCTACTAATTTAGAGACTATGCCATTCTTGAATTCTTGTACTTTATCCCAGTCAAGTTTTACTTCATGTGCAACAACTCCCATATCCTTTGAATGCTTTGCCTTCTCAAAACGATGACCTACTGAAATCAGCACTTTTGATGGAATACACCCAACATTTGAACAAGCTCCCCCTATATACTCCCTTTCTACAATTGTTACTTTTTGCCCCATTTGAGTTGCGCGAATAGCGGCTACATATCCTCCTGGACCTGCACC
This window harbors:
- a CDS encoding ABC transporter permease, with product MNLAWKEIKKNKGRFLILGSIVFLVSLLTFIISGLANGLSQDNAALIKDLPQGQFYLSKDADQTYNLSKIDRSTQNEILSNEKNAVAFSIQMGFLDDMDNKQQSVAFTTATASTLFANVKHEEVILDSSLKEKGIKVGDTLTNNQFSGKFIVKGFVEQKKYSHAPVAYINKKDYQEIYRVDEMQLIFVPNGDSSKEFAGLQSFSNKEFLQTIPSYNAEQMSLNMIVWFLIVISGMLFAIFFYMMNVQKIGLYGILKAIGLKTSKLFKMIWAQMAIITVISLVLSVGLSQAFNLITPKGMPFVLTIATTVQLSIVFLIIGFIGATISGMQIKNIEPLQAIQQGEA
- the thpR gene encoding RNA 2',3'-cyclic phosphodiesterase; translated protein: MRGKNMNRHFFIAVPLPLPIKNALNEKCETIKTSMHFKRWVHLEDYHITLAFLGNADMDQLQLALKEIKESLMKVPPFELSIQGLNTFGRKEYPRILWASIYESQPLNNVRDTVYKGCIKAGFDLDKKPFVPHITVARKWDETHGKMPFDVVMTEEMGLPTFLVEEVVLYETKFEEIPKYHQKAVIRLEELSK
- the lpdA gene encoding dihydrolipoyl dehydrogenase, translated to MKYIDTLVIGAGPGGYVAAIRATQMGQKVTIVEREYIGGACSNVGCIPSKVLISVGHRFEKAKHSKDMGVVAHEVKLDWDKVQEFKNGIVSKLVGGVESLLKGNKIDIVYGEAYFVDANTVRVNNGGTVQTYTFKNAILATGSRPVEIPTLKFTKRVINSTGALSLPEVPEKLVVIGGGYIGTELGSAYANLGSQVTIIEGSKDILAGFEKQMTQVVKKSLKKKGVEVVVGALTRGVEENENGVVVTYEVGGEEKTVEASFALVTVGRRPNTDNLGLESLKIEFAERGLLKVDKQGQTSMPNIYAIGDIVSGPQLAHKASYEGKVAAEAIAGEKSIVDYLVIPAVCFTDPELATVGYNEEQAKSAGIEVKVAKFPFAVNGRALALNQPEGFVKLVARKEDDLLIGAQIVGAGASDMIAEVSLAIEGGMTAKDLALTIHAHPTLGEITMEAAEIIMGQPIHVVKV